From a single Miscanthus floridulus cultivar M001 chromosome 8, ASM1932011v1, whole genome shotgun sequence genomic region:
- the LOC136477553 gene encoding uncharacterized protein → MDIMAQAVVGLAHRGHRGNGGNGGGARRPEGPSSYQDFLKTHPPTFTLSSEPLDAEHWLRILEQKFLLLDVADEQKVRFAVQQLLGSASAWWDTFHAMEQPDLPTTWQEFTTAFREFFIPAGVINRKVTEFLELRQGSMTVMDYVNKFNHLA, encoded by the coding sequence atggacatAATGGCACAAGCTGTCGTGGGCCTCGCCCACAGAGGCCACaggggcaacggtgggaacgggggtggtgcccgccgtCCTGAGGGACCGTCCTCTtatcaggacttcctcaagactcacccacccaccttcacccTGTCTAGTGAGCCCCTAgatgcggagcactggcttcgcattctggagcagaagtttctgctgCTTGACGTggccgacgagcagaaggtgcgctttgcagtgcAACAACTTTTGGGGTCtgcaagtgcatggtgggataccttccatgccatggagcAGCCTGATCTTCCAacaacctggcaggagttcaccaccGCATTtcgagagttctttatccctgctggtgtcatcaaccgaaaggtgactgagttcctagagctgcgCCAGGGGAGCatgacagtgatggactatgtgaataagttcaatcacttggcctag
- the LOC136470867 gene encoding SKP1-like protein 1, which yields MASEGDNKKMITLRSSDNEEFEVEEAVAMESQTIRHMIEDDCADNGIPLPNVNSKILSKVIEYCNKHVHAAAKPVDGADANAAAAGGGEDLKNWDAEFVKVDQATLFDLILAANYLNIKGLLDLTCQTVADMIKGKTPEEIRKTFNIKNDFTQEEEDEIRRENQWAFE from the exons ATGGCGTCCGAGGGCGACAACAAGAAGATGATCACCCTCAGGAGCTCCGACAACGAGGAGTTCGAGGTGGAGGAGGCGGTAGCGATGGAGTCGCAGACCATCCGCCACATGATCGAGGACGACTGCGCCGACAACGGCATCCCGCTCCCCAACGTCAACTCGAAGATCCTCTCTAAGGTCATCGAGTACTGCAACAAGCACGTCCACGCCGCCGCCAAGCCCGTTGACGGCGCGGacgccaacgccgccgccgccgggggcgGCGAGGACCTCAAGAACTGGGACGCGGAGTTCGTCAAGGTGGACCAGGCTACGCTCTTCGACCTCATCCTG GCTGCCAACTATCTGAACATCAAGGGATTGCTGGACCTGACCTGCCAGACGGTAGCTGACATGATCAAGGGCAAGACTCCGGAGGAGATCCGCAAGACGTTCAACATCAAGAACGACTTCACccaagaggaggaggatgagatccgcaGGGAGAACCAGTGGGCCTTCGAGTGA